Sequence from the Microbacterium sp. AZCO genome:
GCGAAGTCGTCGCGCTGTACGACGAGGCCTGCCGCCGCCTCGGCGTCGAGCCGCGACCCCACTCGTAGCGAACCCGTAACTTAGGACGACCTTACCTTGAGCTAGCATGAAGGTATGGTCGACCCGATCCCGTTCTCCACAGCGCTGCGCGAGCGCTCCAGCTCCGCCCACTCCACGAGCGAGCACGCAGGCTTCATGGCCGACCTCATCAAGGGAGAGGGAACGCGCGACGACTACATCGCCCTGGTCGCGCAGCACTGGTTCATCTACGAGGCCCTCGAGTCGGCGACGGAGCGGATGCGGCGCGATCCTGTCGCCTCCGTCTTCATCAGCGACAAGCTGACGCGGCTCCCCGCGCTCGAGGCCGACCTCGAGTTCCTCCTCGGCCCCGACTGGCGCGAGCGCATCGCTCCCCTGCCGACGACCCGCCGCTACGTCGACCGCATCAACGCCGTCGCGGCGACCTGGGCGGGCGGTTTCGTCGCGCACCACTACACGCGCTACCTCGGCGACCTCTCGGGCGGACAGTTCATCGGCCGGCTCATGGCGCGTCGCTTCGGCTTCGAGACGAACGGCATCGGCTTCTACCTCTTCGACGAGATCGCCGACCCGAAGGCCTTCAAGGACGTCTATCGCGATCAGCTCGACGCCGCGCCGTGGGATGCCGACGAGCAGGCCCGCGTCATCGACGAGGTGCTCCTCGCCTACCGCTACAACACCGAGCTCTTCGAAGACCTCGCCGCCGCGAAGTCGGCGAAGGTCGCCTGATCAGGATGCCGCGGGCCGGCGCACCGCGTTGGCCATGAACCGCCGCACGTCGGGGTCGACCTGGATGTCGCGCGGGCGCAGCGGGCGCGACAGGTAGAGCCCCTCGAGCGACGTCAGGCGCGACAGCGCGACGTACGTCTGCCCCGGCGCGAACGCGCCCGAGCCGAGGTCGATGATCGCCCGGTCGTACGTCTTGCCCTGCGACTTGTGGATCGTGACCGCCCACGCGAGACGGAGCGGGAACTGCGTGAACTCGGCGACGATGTCGCGCGAGAGCGACTTCGACCCGGGGTCGTACGAGTAGCGGAATCTCTCCCACACGGCGGGCTCGACGTCGAACTCCTGCCCCTCGACGTCGACCCGCACCGTCTCGCCCGCGATCCGGGTCACGGTGCCGATCGTGCCGTTGACCCAGCGCGGGGCGTCGCCGAACCCCGCGACGTCGTTGCGCAGGAACATCACCTGCGCCCCGACCTTGAGCTGCAGCTCGACGTCTGCCGGGTACGCGGCATCCCCTCGCCCGAAGTCGCCGTTGATCTCGGCGTTGGCCGTCTGCTGCCGCCCGGGCAGGGCGTCCAGGTGACGGCGGTTGATGCTGGTCACGATGTCGTTGCGCGTCGCGAGCGTGATGATGGGCGTCTCGCCCTCGACCGGCTCCGGCGGCCGGCGCGCGCCGGTGTCGTTGAGCACCTGGGCGATGTCGGCGGTCACGATGCCGTGGCGCACGGCGTTGAGCATCGCCTTGAACCCGGGATCGGTCTGGCGGTGGATGTCGACGAGCTCGCGGATGTTGAGATCGGCGCCGAAGGGACCCAGCTCCGCGAAGCCCTCGAGGGAGGGCCCGTCGGCGAGCGCCGTCGGGCCGCCGTTCCACACGTGCGCGTCGAAGAACCAGAACGAGCGGTAGTGGTCGCGCACGTAGCGCAGCTCGTCGCCACGCGGCGGCACGGGCGCGAGCTGGTACGGGTCGCCGAACATCACGATCTGCACGCCGCCGAACGGCTCGCCGCGGCGGCCCCGCGCCTTGCGGAGGGCTCGGTCGATGGCGTCCATGAGATCGGCGTTGACCATCGAGATCTCGTCGATCACGAGCGTGTCGATCGCGTTGAGCAGCTTGCGCGTCGCGTCGGACTGGTCCTCGTCGTGCGATCCGATGATGCCGAGCGGGAGCTTGAAGAGCGAGTGGATCGTCTGGCCCTCGACGTTGAGCGCGGCGACCCCCGTCGGTGCGCACACCGCGATCTGCTTCGAGGTGTTCCACGCGAGGTGCTGCAGCAGCGTCGACTTGCCCGTGCCGGCGCGACCGGTCACGAACACGTGCTCGCGGGTGTCTTCGATGAGCCGGAACAGCGCCTCCTGCTCGGTCGAGAGAGGCGGCGCGATCACCGATTCATGGTAACGAGCGGATGCCGCGCCGCGGCGCTCCGCGACCGCACGGCGCAGCATCCACCCCCGTCACACAGCGTCCCCGTCCAGGGTTCCGCCAGGCGTCCTTTCCTAGAATTGCCGCATGGACCGGGGGGTCATCGGCACCAGCCCCGAGGATGCGTCGGCGCCCTCGGACGACTCGCCGACCCCGCCGTCGTCCACAGCCCCCTCTCCTCCCCAGCTCTCGTCCGAGCCGGAGGGCGACGCAGCACCGCCCCGCCGGCCCCGACGGCGCGCGCGGCTCGGCGTCGACCTCGCCCTCCTCGGCATCGTGGGCGTCCTGCTCGTCGGGGCCGTCGGAGCCGGGGTCGCCACCCTCTACCGGGAGTTCTACAGCCCGAGCGCCTTCGTCGATCGCTACCTCGACCTGCTCGCGAAGGGTCGCGCCGCCGACGCCCTCGGCGTGCCGGGGGTCGCGGTCGATGCGAGCGAGCTCGAGGCGGCGGGGCTCCCGGCCGCGGCATCCGATGCCCTGCTCCGCAGTGCCGCCCTCGCACCGCTCACCGACGTGCACGTCGTCTCCGAGACGCCGCACGGCGAGCACGTCGACGTCGTCGTCGACTACAAGGCGGGCCCGTACCCCGGTCGCACGACGTTCGAGGTGGAGAGCAACGGCATGATCGGCGTCGCGCCGACGTGGCGGTTCGCGCGAAGCCCGCTCGCCGTCGTCGACCTCACGGTGCTCGGCTCGATGAGCTTCGAGGTCAACGGCTTCCCCATCGACAAGCGTCAGGTCTCCCCCGACGGCGTCGACGCCGACCCCGTCGCGCCGATCCCCCTCCTCGTCTTCTCGCCCGGCGTCTACTCCGTCTCGGTCGACACGCCGATCTCGGCGACCCGCGGTGTCGCGGTGCTCTCCGACAGCCCGCTCGACTCGACCGATGTCGACGTGCAGGCCGAGGCGACGAAGCAGTTCTCCGACGTCGTGCAGAAGAAGGTCGAGGAGTTCCTCTCGGCCTGCGCGACGCAGGAAGTCCTCCTCCCGACGGCATGCCCCTTCGGCTACACCGTCGAGGACCGCATCGTCTCGGCGCCGCAGTGGTCGATCGCCCAGCAGCCCACGGTCGCGGTGAAACCCGACGGCGCAGCCTGGAAGATCCCCTCGACCGAGGCGGTGGCCCACATCGAGGTCGACATCCGCTCGCTCTTCGACGGCACCGTGCGCCATGTCTCCGAAGACGTCCCCTTCCTCCTCACGGGTGCCATCAGCGTCCTCCCAGACGGCTCCGCCTCCATCGTCGTCTCGGGCACCGACACGCTCTGATCGAGGGATGCCTCGCCACGCGCGGGGCCGGCCGCGAGGGGCCATCCGGGGCGGATGACCCGCTCACCGCTCGCGGGCCGCAGCGAGGATGATCGAGCCATGGCCACGAGGAGATCGACGCGCTGGATCCCCGGCCTCGCCGTCGCGCGGGAGTACAAGGCGGCCTGGCTGTGGCCCGATATCCGCGCCGGCATCGTCGTGACCGCGCTGCTCATCCCCGCCGGCATGGGCTACGCCGAGGTCGCGGGCCTCCCACCGGAGACGGGCCTGTACGCGACGATCGTGCCGCTCGTCGCCTACGCGATCTTCGGCCCCTCCCGCATCCTCGTGCTCGGCCCCGACTCGTCGCTCGCGCCGATCATCGCCGCCGCGATCCTGCCCCTCGCGCTCGGCGACGGGCAGCGTGCCATCGCGCTCGCGGGGCTCCTCGCGATCATGGTCGGTGCGCTGCTGCTCCTGGGCGGCGTCCTGCGGCTGGGCTTCGTGACCGACCTGCTCTCGAAGCCCATCCGCGTCGGCTACCTCAATGCGATCGCGCTGCTCGTCATCGTGTCGCAGATCCCGAAGCTTCTCGGCTTCTCCACCGACGCCGCCGGCATCTGGCCCGAGGTCGTCGCCATCGTGCAGGCGATCGGCGCGGGCGAGGTGCTCCCCCTCGCGGCCGCGTTCGGCATCCTGTCGCTCGTCGTCATCTTCATCCTGAAGTGGATCAAGTCGCCCGTCCCGGGAGTGCTCGTCGTGGTCGTCCTCTCGATGATCGTGACGGCCGTCTTCGGGCTCGTCGACCAGCTGCCGGTCGTCGGCGCGCTCCCGCAGGGCCTTCCCGCTCCCGCGCTGGAGGGACTGCAGTGGACCGACGTGGCCGCCCTCGCGGGACCCGCGGCCGGAATCGCGCTCGTCGCCTTCACCGACAGCGCCGTCCTCTCGCGCACGTTCGCCGCCCGACGCGGGGAGTCGGTGAGCGGCAGCCAGGAGATGGCGGGCATCGGGCTCGCCAACATCGCGGGCGGCGCCCTGGGCGGCTTCCCCGTCTCGGCGTCGTCGTCTCGCACCCCCGTCGCCGAGCAGGCGGGCGCGAAGTCTCAGCTCACCGGGGTCGTCGGGGCGGCGCTCATCGTCGCGTTCATCCTGCTCGTCCCGGGGCTCACCGAGTTCCTGCCGTCGGCGACCCTCGCCGCCGTCGTGATGGGCGCCGCGACGAGCCTCATCGACGTGCGTGGATTCCGGGCGCTGTGGCGCATGGACAAGGTCGACGCGTCGCTGTCGCTCGCGGCGTTCCTCGGCGTGCTCGTCTTCGGCGTCCTCGAGGGCATCGTCGTGACGATCATCCTGTCGCTCCTCGCCTTCGTGAACCGCTCCTGGCGTCCCTATCGCGCCGAGCTCGGCCGCGTGACGGGACTGCGCGGCTACCACGACCTCTCGCGCTACCCCGACGAGGGCGAGCGTCTTCCGGGCATCGTCATCGTGCGCTGGGATGCGCCGCTGTTCTTCGCGAACGGCGCCGTCTTCGACGACTGGGTGCGTTCGCGCGTCCGGGATGCCGGACCCGGCGTGCGAACCCTGATCCTCGCCGCCGAGCCCATCACCGACATCGACACCACGGCGATCGACGAGCTGGTCGAGCTCGACGACTACCTCTCGGTCCACGGCATCCGGCTCGTCATCGCCGAGATGAAGGACCCGGTGAAGGACACGCTGCGCGAGTACGGGATGTCGGGCCGCTTCACTCCGGACCGCTTCGCGCCGACGGTCGGCGCCGCCGTCGACGAGCTCACGGGTGAGCTGCGGGGCGACCTCGACGGCACCAAGTGGGACGACGACTCCGAGCCCGAGAAGCCCGCCTGAGTCGGAGTCAGCGTCCGGCGGTGCGGGCGTCCCGCTCGGCGAGCTCGGCGAGCCGCTGGTTGTACGCCTCGAGCTCGGCATCCCCCGAGCGATCCACCGCGCGGTCGCGGCGACGCTGCTGGCGGTCGTCGGAGCGGCTCCACTGGATCGCGACCGTGATCGCGAGGATGAGCGTCGGGATCTCGCCGATCGACCACGCCACGCCGCCGCCGACGTACTGATCCTGCAGCGGCGTCGCACCCCACGTGCGGCCCATCGCCCCGAACCACTCCGACACCATGAGCCCCGTCTGCATCATCAGGACGATGCCGAAGAAGGCGTGCATCGCCATGATGCCGATGAGCAGCAGCAGACGCCCCGGGTACGGAAGGCGGTACGGAACGGGGTCGACGCCGATGAGCGACAGCGCGAAGAGGTATCCCGTGATGAGGAAGTGCGCGACCATCCACTCGTGGCCGAGGTGGTCGTAGAGCGACCAGCGGAAGAGGTCGGTGAAGTAGAAGAGCCACAGCGAGCCCATGAAGAGCGCGGCCGCGACGAAGGGATGCGTCAGCACCCGCGCGACGGGCGAGTGCACAGCCCAGAGGATCCATTCCCGTCCGCCGCGCGTGCCGTCCTCGCGCTTGCGGATGGCCCGCGCCGCGAGGGTCACCGGCGCGCCGGCGACCAGGAGCAGCGGGATCGCCATCGACAGCAGCATGTGCCCGACCATGTGCACGCTGAACAGGTAGTCCTGGTACGCGTTGACCGGGCCGCAGGTCACCCAGAAGAGCAGCGCGAGCCCCAGCACCCACAGGATCGTGCGGTGCACGGGCCAGCGGTCGCCGCGCCGCGCGAGCCGCCACACGCCGGCGAGGTAGAAGAAGATGCCGAAGCCCGCCGCGAAGGCCCAGACGAGGTCGATGTCCCAGGACGTGAGCCAGCGCTCGATCGTCAGCTCGGGCGGCAGGGGCGCGCCGGTGAGGATCTCGGCGGGTGTGCGGATCTCCGGCAGCGCAGAATTCGTCGGCGGAGGGGTGCGGGCGAGTGCGGCCGCGGCCCCGCTCGCGAGTCCCATGAAGGCGAGCTCCAGCGCGATGAGCGACCAGAAGCGGCGGCTCGCGGCATCCTCCCCCAGACGCGCGATGGAGCGCCGGCGGTAGAGCGCGCCCAGGACGCCGATCGCGAGCAGCGCCACGACCTTCACCAGGAGGATCACGCCGTACGGGCTCGCGAGGTTCGACCACGCACCCACCCCGATGACGGCGCGCGCGGTGCCCGAGATGGCGACGACGACGAACGCCGCCAGTGCGATGCTCGAGTAGCGCCCCATGGCGGTCGCGATGCCGTCACGGTTCACGAGCGGCCGGATGACGACGAGCAGCACGAGCCCGCCCAGCCACACGGCGGCGCCGATCATGTGCAGCACGAGCGCCATGACGGCGGCGTTGTGGTTGGCCTCCTCGCCCGAGTGGCCCTGCGTCCCCATCGGCACGAGCGCGGCGATCGCCAGGATCGCGACGAAGAAGGTCGCCGTCCACCCGCGCACCGCGAACGCGAGCACTGTCAGCGCCGCGCCGGCGATCGTCGTGATGAGCCATGTGCGGCCGAGCTCGGTGTCGACGAGGAATCGCCCGAGCTGGGCGCCGAACTCCGGCGCTGCGCTGACCTCGGGGTTGAACGAGTCGAGGAACGTGAGGAATCCGGTGAGCGCTGCGGCGATCGTGAAGACGGCGGCGGAGATGGATGCCACGTCGAGCGCCGTGTCGAACTCGCGCTCGCCCGCCTTGAGCGCGAAGAGCGCCACGACGAGCGCGCCGACCATGCCGGCGGCGGAGAGGTTGACGAACATCGTCGCCGCGGGCAGGCCCCAGCGCACGAAGGGCCCGGGGTCGCCGAGCACGAGCGGCGCCGCTCCCCCGCCGTACGCGAGTCCCCACACGAGCGCGACGAGCGCGACCGCGACGAGGATCACGGGCCCGGCGGCCCGCAGCGCGCGGGAGTTCACCTGTCAAGCCTACGTGCGGCGACCTTGGAGATTCCCCTTCGGCCAGAGCCCGTGCTCTCACCGAGAGCCCACGTTGCGAACCGTGCGGGACATGGGCTTTCGGTCACAGCACGGGCTCTGGACATCATGCGACGGGCCGCAGCACAGGAAGAAGGGGGGATGCCGCGGATGCGGCATCCCCCCTTCTCGAAGACGCTTACTTGACGGCGGCCTTCAGCTTCGAGCCCGCCGTGACCTTGACGCGCTTGCCGGCGGGGATCTTGATCTCCTCGCCCGTCTGCGGGTTGCGGCCCGTGCGCGCCGACGTCTCGACCTGCTCGAACGAGATCCAGCCCGGGATCGAGACCTTGCTGCCCTTGGCGACCGCCTCCGAGACGGTGGAGAAGAGGGAGTCGAGCACGCCCGACACGGCGGACTGGCTCTGACCCGTCGCGCTGGCGATGCTCGCAACGAGTTCGGTCTTGGTGATGGACTTGTCGGCCATTGATTGTCCTCCAAGGCGGCGGAATCGCCGCCTCACATTGCTCGGACCAGAAGGCTCCTGCCTCCCGGCTGGTCGGATCGACCGCCTCGAACCTAGCCGAGAACGCCGTACTTCCGCGGATTTCCGCGGATTTTCGGACTTCTGACCGGCGTGTCGAGTGGCTGGAGTGACGAATGTGACGATTGTGACGCCTTCGAGCCGTCGTGGAAGGACAGCGACTTCGGCGCCCGTCAGCCGGCGCCGATCAGCCGAGCCACTTCTCCGACCCCCGCCATGAACTCGTCGAGCGCCGTCTCGTCCTCGCGCGGCTGCAGGATCACCGAGGTCGCCCCGGCCGCGAAGAACGGCTCGATCGTCCGGGCGACATCGGCCGGGTCGCCGGCGATGAGCAGGGCGGGATCGACCTCGCCGTTCCCCCGCGTGAGGTCGTCGGCGAGCTGGGCGCGCGCGGCGTCGCCGCCGAACCCGGCCGACACGAAGACGATGAGCTGGTGGGCGTCGTCTCGGCCCGCCGCCTGCCGGCCCTCGAGAGCGGTCGCGAGGGTGCGCGCGACGCGATCGGGGTTGCTGCCGGCGGGCAGCACCGTGCCGTCGGCGACCTCGCCCGTCAGGCGCACCGTCTTCGGACCCTCCCCCGCCGCGACGATCGCGGGCCGCTGCGCGGGCGGCCAGTCGAGCCGCACTCCGTCCAGCGCGACGTACCGGCCGGACGTCGTCACCTCCTCGCCCGCCAGGAGTGAGGTGAGGGCGGGCACGTATTCGCGCATCAGAGTGAGGGGCGACGCCGCGCGCGCCCCGATCTGCCCCATCCACGACTGCACGCCGTGCCCGACGCCCGGTATGAGCCTGCCGGGGAAGAGGCGCTCGAGCGTCGCGATCTCCA
This genomic interval carries:
- a CDS encoding biliverdin-producing heme oxygenase; this translates as MVDPIPFSTALRERSSSAHSTSEHAGFMADLIKGEGTRDDYIALVAQHWFIYEALESATERMRRDPVASVFISDKLTRLPALEADLEFLLGPDWRERIAPLPTTRRYVDRINAVAATWAGGFVAHHYTRYLGDLSGGQFIGRLMARRFGFETNGIGFYLFDEIADPKAFKDVYRDQLDAAPWDADEQARVIDEVLLAYRYNTELFEDLAAAKSAKVA
- a CDS encoding HU family DNA-binding protein translates to MADKSITKTELVASIASATGQSQSAVSGVLDSLFSTVSEAVAKGSKVSIPGWISFEQVETSARTGRNPQTGEEIKIPAGKRVKVTAGSKLKAAVK
- a CDS encoding SulP family inorganic anion transporter codes for the protein MATRRSTRWIPGLAVAREYKAAWLWPDIRAGIVVTALLIPAGMGYAEVAGLPPETGLYATIVPLVAYAIFGPSRILVLGPDSSLAPIIAAAILPLALGDGQRAIALAGLLAIMVGALLLLGGVLRLGFVTDLLSKPIRVGYLNAIALLVIVSQIPKLLGFSTDAAGIWPEVVAIVQAIGAGEVLPLAAAFGILSLVVIFILKWIKSPVPGVLVVVVLSMIVTAVFGLVDQLPVVGALPQGLPAPALEGLQWTDVAALAGPAAGIALVAFTDSAVLSRTFAARRGESVSGSQEMAGIGLANIAGGALGGFPVSASSSRTPVAEQAGAKSQLTGVVGAALIVAFILLVPGLTEFLPSATLAAVVMGAATSLIDVRGFRALWRMDKVDASLSLAAFLGVLVFGVLEGIVVTIILSLLAFVNRSWRPYRAELGRVTGLRGYHDLSRYPDEGERLPGIVIVRWDAPLFFANGAVFDDWVRSRVRDAGPGVRTLILAAEPITDIDTTAIDELVELDDYLSVHGIRLVIAEMKDPVKDTLREYGMSGRFTPDRFAPTVGAAVDELTGELRGDLDGTKWDDDSEPEKPA
- a CDS encoding cytochrome c oxidase assembly protein: MNSRALRAAGPVILVAVALVALVWGLAYGGGAAPLVLGDPGPFVRWGLPAATMFVNLSAAGMVGALVVALFALKAGEREFDTALDVASISAAVFTIAAALTGFLTFLDSFNPEVSAAPEFGAQLGRFLVDTELGRTWLITTIAGAALTVLAFAVRGWTATFFVAILAIAALVPMGTQGHSGEEANHNAAVMALVLHMIGAAVWLGGLVLLVVIRPLVNRDGIATAMGRYSSIALAAFVVVAISGTARAVIGVGAWSNLASPYGVILLVKVVALLAIGVLGALYRRRSIARLGEDAASRRFWSLIALELAFMGLASGAAAALARTPPPTNSALPEIRTPAEILTGAPLPPELTIERWLTSWDIDLVWAFAAGFGIFFYLAGVWRLARRGDRWPVHRTILWVLGLALLFWVTCGPVNAYQDYLFSVHMVGHMLLSMAIPLLLVAGAPVTLAARAIRKREDGTRGGREWILWAVHSPVARVLTHPFVAAALFMGSLWLFYFTDLFRWSLYDHLGHEWMVAHFLITGYLFALSLIGVDPVPYRLPYPGRLLLLIGIMAMHAFFGIVLMMQTGLMVSEWFGAMGRTWGATPLQDQYVGGGVAWSIGEIPTLILAITVAIQWSRSDDRQQRRRDRAVDRSGDAELEAYNQRLAELAERDARTAGR
- a CDS encoding AAA family ATPase codes for the protein MIAPPLSTEQEALFRLIEDTREHVFVTGRAGTGKSTLLQHLAWNTSKQIAVCAPTGVAALNVEGQTIHSLFKLPLGIIGSHDEDQSDATRKLLNAIDTLVIDEISMVNADLMDAIDRALRKARGRRGEPFGGVQIVMFGDPYQLAPVPPRGDELRYVRDHYRSFWFFDAHVWNGGPTALADGPSLEGFAELGPFGADLNIRELVDIHRQTDPGFKAMLNAVRHGIVTADIAQVLNDTGARRPPEPVEGETPIITLATRNDIVTSINRRHLDALPGRQQTANAEINGDFGRGDAAYPADVELQLKVGAQVMFLRNDVAGFGDAPRWVNGTIGTVTRIAGETVRVDVEGQEFDVEPAVWERFRYSYDPGSKSLSRDIVAEFTQFPLRLAWAVTIHKSQGKTYDRAIIDLGSGAFAPGQTYVALSRLTSLEGLYLSRPLRPRDIQVDPDVRRFMANAVRRPAAS
- a CDS encoding LLM class flavin-dependent oxidoreductase; this encodes MRRLGAIFTPYSPPEALRDAARAADGSGVPELWLWEDCFRESAFATAAAVLAWTTRLRVGIGVAPMPLRNVAATAMEIATLERLFPGRLIPGVGHGVQSWMGQIGARAASPLTLMREYVPALTSLLAGEEVTTSGRYVALDGVRLDWPPAQRPAIVAAGEGPKTVRLTGEVADGTVLPAGSNPDRVARTLATALEGRQAAGRDDAHQLIVFVSAGFGGDAARAQLADDLTRGNGEVDPALLIAGDPADVARTIEPFFAAGATSVILQPREDETALDEFMAGVGEVARLIGAG